The Streptomyces halobius genomic interval GGCCGCCTTCCGCGCGACCGGCCGTGTCTTCTTCGCCATGGAGCCGGCCGTCCGAGCCGTCCGGGCCGTCGGAGGAACCGCCTTCTCCACGGCCTTGTTCCCGGCGCCTTCCGCGATTTGGGTCGCCTGTTGCGTGGCTCCGTCCACCGTTCCACCCAGGGTGCCGCTGGGGTCAAGAGCGGTCACCCCGTTCAGGTCAGGGCTCTTGGGCAGACTGACGGCCTGGGCGGCGGCGGTGGATCCCAGCGCCACGGCGGTTGCGGCGACAGCCGCTGCAGTGAGAACTCGTCGCATCAAGACTCCTTGGAAGGAAGGGCAGTTGGGTCTGTGCGATGAGAACGACAGGCCAGGGTCAACGGACACGCACCAGCTCTCCGGAACATGCGCTCCCTGCGAGCCGGCAACGTCGTCCACGGCCGGGGCGCCCTGGCCCCACTCCTGATGATCGAGGCAATTCCCATGGCCTCGTCGCCGACCGATGGGTGTTCCGCGTTCCGGCACCGTTCAACTCCTGGCCAAGCTCACCCAGCACACTCTCGGAGTGAGACATTCCGCTTGGTGACACCGCTGTGGCCACACACCGGCCCCGGCACGGAGGGCCTCATGGCCGGAACGGAAACCACCACCAACCGTCGTCGATTCCTCCTCACCTCCGGTGGCGCGCTCGCCGCGACCGGTATCGCGTGGGCACTGCCGGGCCGGCGCCACGGCGGCACTGCTCCGAGTGCAGGGAACGCACACGCCGCCCCCCGTCCGTCACCGGAACGCCCCCAGGTGCGGCGGGCAGCGCCGTACGGGCTCACCACGCTGGAGACCGCGGCGCGCCCCACCGGCAGCAGCAGCTACCGGCGCCTCACCTCCGGCCCCGGATGGCCCCTGGTCGTCCGGTCCGAACTCGCCGCGGCCAGGGCCGGGCGGCGCGACCGGCGCACCCCGCTGGCATGTTTCGTGCAGCTCACCGACCTCCATGTGTCCGACGTCCAGAGCCCTCTGCGTACGGAATTCCTGCGGGCCGGATCGCCGGGTTCATGGCGGGCGCAGGAGGTCCTGTCGGTCCCCGGCGCGGTCTCCCTGGTCGAGCAGGTGAACGCACTCGCCGCCGGCCCCCACACGGGACGACCGCCGGCCTTCGTCATGTCCACGGGCGACAACATCGACAACAATGCGATGGTGGAGCTCGAGTGGTTCATGACGCTCATGAGCGGCGGCCGGATCACTCCGAACACCGGCGATCCGGCCGCGTACGAGGGTGTCCAGAACTCCGGGCTCCCGCTGTACTGGCATCCGGACGGCAGCCTGCGCGACCAGGACACACGACGCGGTCTGCCAGGCATCCCGGGCTACCTCGAAGCCGCGATACGCACGGTGACCAGCCCCGGCCTGCGCATCCCCTGGTACTCGACGCCGGGCAACCACGACGACCTGCCGGGCGGTTGTCTGGCACCGCAGGACCCCATGCTCCGGGACTATGTCACCGGAGGCCGCAAACTGTTCTCCGTACCGGACACCGACGTGGCCGCCTACGCCCGCGTCCTCAAATCCGGCGACGATCCCAAGAGCACCGTGCTCAAGGAGATCCTGCGGCGTAACGCCCACAGCGCGCGGCCGGTGACCGCCGACGAGCGGCGCCGCATGGTCACACCGCACGCATACCTGGCGGCACACCTGGACCCCGCGTACGCCGGAGCGGGACCGGTCGGGCACGGATACACCGACAACCACCTGGACGACGAACGGACGTACTACACGTTCACCGTCGCGGAAGGCGTCATCGGCATCAGTATCGACACCACCTACCGCAGCGGCCACTACGAAGGATCGCTCGGTACCGGGCAACTGCGCTGGCTGGAGCGGACGCTCGCCGCCCACAGTTCCCGCTACTACGACGCGGACGGACGGACGGTACGCAACACCGGCGCCGACGACGCGCACATCCTGGTGTTCAGCCACCACCACAGCCCCAGCATGACCCGACGCGCCGATGCGGCACGTACCGAGGAGCCGCGGCATGACGGCGCGGAGGTCATCGCACTCCTCAGCCGGTTCCCGAACGTAGCGGCTTGGATCAACGGCCACAGCCACATCAACCGCATCACACCACACGCCCACCCGACGGCCGCCCGCTCCTTCTGGGAAGTCAACACCGCCTCGCATGTGGACTATCCGCAGCACGCACGCCTCATCGAACTGGCCGACAACCACGACGGAACGCTGTCCTTGTTCACCACGCTCATCGAATCCGCCGCTCCGCACCGCACGGACTTCGACGACCTGTCGGCCGTCGGCCTCGCGTCCCTCTACCGTGAGCTGTCCTACAACGCTCCCCACCTCGCCGGCACCATGTCCGACGGCCTCCATGAGGCCATGGCAGGCACCGCGGCGGACCGCAATACGGAACTCCTCATACGCCGAGGGTGAGGCGCCCGCGCGCCCAGGGCGCCACGAAGGCCGCGTCGGCCTGGGGGCGGGGCGCGGTGCGCCCCATGCCACCCGCGATAGTCGATGAGTGGTCACGCGTGGGTTCGGCCTCCTGGCCGACTGGCGCATCGCCAGCCAGGAGTGACCCAGAACACCCCTATTCAAGTTTGACTACCACTCAGAAGGGCCATACTGTTCCGCGTAGTCAAATTTGACGAATGTGCGAGCCAAGACCCTGAGGAGCCTGTGTGACCTTCCTGCCCGACACCGGATACGTCCCGACCGCCGAGGACCGCGCGAGCCTGGACGCCTGGTTCGCGGAGTACGACGCACAGAGCGCGAAGCGCGACGTGGAGCGCATGGCCGACATGGCGGTGTTCCCCCTCAACCTCGTGAGTGACGACGCAGCCGGCAACGGCCGCTCGGCACAGTGGGACCGCGAGCAGTTCGTCGCGACGATGACGCAGGTGATGGGAGACGGGAGCGAGGACATCAGGTTCGAGTCCACGCGGACACCCGTCTTCCTCTCGCCCTCCATGGCCGTGGTCTTCACGGACTCGACCATGACAACGGAGGGTCGGACCCAGCAGCTGCGCTACGCCGACATCCTGGTCAGGCGGGACGGGACGTGGGCGTTCCAGACCATGATCCAGAGCGGTTGGGGGGACAACCTGTAGCGCCGGGCGCACATACGGATACCCGTCGGCCGTCATCAGCCACCCTCCACCCTCCATCCGCCGCTCGCCGCTCGCCGCTCGCCGCTCGCCGTAAGAATTCCGTTATCCGCGACATGCGGACGGGCGGCCCGGTGCCCCGTTGAATGAGTGGAAGAGAAAACGCTTTCGAGAGGCAGGGCGGGGCACATGCGCGCAATTCTGAGCAAACCGGTGTTCATCGGGGTGCTTGCTGTGGTCGTGGTGGCGGTCGGCGCGGGACTGTTCTGGTTCCAGCCGTGGAAGCTGTGGGTGGACGAGACCGTACGCGAGGAATTGCCCGCCGCTGCGCAGACGCCCGCCACTCCCCCGTCCAAGGACCCGGCGGCCAAACCGTCCACGCCGTCCACACCGGCCCCCGGGCCGAGCACGCTGGCCACCGGCAAGCTGATCAGCCATGAGCACAGCACCTCCGGGACGGTGAAGATTGTGCGGCTGGCTGACGGCACCCACACACTGCGCCTGGAGAACCTCGACACCAGCAACGGCCCGGACCTGCGTGTCTGGGTCACCGACGCACCGGTGAAGAAGGGCGAGGCCGGCTGGCACGTCTTCGACGACGGAAAGTACGTCAGCCTCGGCAAGCTCAAAGGCAACAAGGGCGACCAGAACTATCCGCTGCCCGACGACTTCAAACTGGAGCAGTACACAAGCGTCAGCATCTGGTGTGACCGTTTCGATGTCTCTTTCGGTGCGGCCGAACTCTCCCGGGTGTGATGGGGCCTCAAACGCTGTTTTCAAATGCTCCTGGCCCGCTTCGAGGTGACGCCCACTCAATGCGCCAGTTGCCAACTGGCCAACTAATCACTGCGTCGAGAATGCCGTTGCCCTTGCGGAGCCCA includes:
- a CDS encoding TIGR03767 family metallophosphoesterase; this translates as MAGTETTTNRRRFLLTSGGALAATGIAWALPGRRHGGTAPSAGNAHAAPRPSPERPQVRRAAPYGLTTLETAARPTGSSSYRRLTSGPGWPLVVRSELAAARAGRRDRRTPLACFVQLTDLHVSDVQSPLRTEFLRAGSPGSWRAQEVLSVPGAVSLVEQVNALAAGPHTGRPPAFVMSTGDNIDNNAMVELEWFMTLMSGGRITPNTGDPAAYEGVQNSGLPLYWHPDGSLRDQDTRRGLPGIPGYLEAAIRTVTSPGLRIPWYSTPGNHDDLPGGCLAPQDPMLRDYVTGGRKLFSVPDTDVAAYARVLKSGDDPKSTVLKEILRRNAHSARPVTADERRRMVTPHAYLAAHLDPAYAGAGPVGHGYTDNHLDDERTYYTFTVAEGVIGISIDTTYRSGHYEGSLGTGQLRWLERTLAAHSSRYYDADGRTVRNTGADDAHILVFSHHHSPSMTRRADAARTEEPRHDGAEVIALLSRFPNVAAWINGHSHINRITPHAHPTAARSFWEVNTASHVDYPQHARLIELADNHDGTLSLFTTLIESAAPHRTDFDDLSAVGLASLYRELSYNAPHLAGTMSDGLHEAMAGTAADRNTELLIRRG
- a CDS encoding ATP-binding protein, whose translation is MRRVLTAAAVAATAVALGSTAAAQAVSLPKSPDLNGVTALDPSGTLGGTVDGATQQATQIAEGAGNKAVEKAVPPTARTARTAGSMAKKTRPVARKAADNAVGSAESIVGETAKAATENGLPTAGLPTDALKNASLPPLG
- a CDS encoding DM13 domain-containing protein; the encoded protein is MRAILSKPVFIGVLAVVVVAVGAGLFWFQPWKLWVDETVREELPAAAQTPATPPSKDPAAKPSTPSTPAPGPSTLATGKLISHEHSTSGTVKIVRLADGTHTLRLENLDTSNGPDLRVWVTDAPVKKGEAGWHVFDDGKYVSLGKLKGNKGDQNYPLPDDFKLEQYTSVSIWCDRFDVSFGAAELSRV
- a CDS encoding DUF4440 domain-containing protein, which translates into the protein MTFLPDTGYVPTAEDRASLDAWFAEYDAQSAKRDVERMADMAVFPLNLVSDDAAGNGRSAQWDREQFVATMTQVMGDGSEDIRFESTRTPVFLSPSMAVVFTDSTMTTEGRTQQLRYADILVRRDGTWAFQTMIQSGWGDNL